The Rhizobium leguminosarum DNA segment GCACGACAGAATCAGCATCTGCCCGAAAAGAAAATAGGCGCCGATCGTCCAGGGCAGAATTCGCCTGACCTCGGCGATGATGGCGGGATCGGCGACAAAGACGGCGCCGAGGCGGCCAGCCAGCAATTCGACGGTGACCTCCACCAGGGTGCAATAGACGAGCGCTGCGAGCATGGCGATCTGCAGGCTTTGGCCGACGCGGCGCCTGAGACCAGCACCATGATTGTTGCCGGCGATCGTCTGCAGGGCGATGCTGAGGCCGAGCAGCGGCAGATAGGTAAAGGTCATGATCCGGGTGATGATGCCGTAGGCGGCGATCGTCGCGACGTGGTCATGCGCGCTCCAGAGCGAGACGTTGATCAGAATGGCTGCCGAGGCCAGCGATATGCCGATGAAGCCGAGGCTCATCGGCGCGCCGAAGGCGACGATGCCGCGCCACTCGGTCAATGCGGTTTCCAAAGAAGGCCTGAGTGCCGCCGGCTGGCGCTGGCGATAGGCGAGCACGGCTGCGAGACAGACGAATTGCGATGCGATGGAGCCGACCACCGAACCGAGAACGCCCCAATGCATGACTGCCATGAACAGCCAGTTGGCGAAGATGTTCAGCAGCGAGGCCGACAGCGTCACCAGCGTCATGAAACCGATCTTGCCTTCGCAGCGTAATCCGTCGAGATGCAGCGACAGGAAGAAGCTGACCGGCGCAAAGGCGATCATCGCGCCCATGAACAGCTTGGCGCCCTCAGCCACCGCGGCATTGCCGGCAGCACCGGCATCGATGATCTGCCGGCCGAAGGTCCAGTAGACCACGTTGAGCACCAGGGTGACTGCGAGCGCCAGCGTATGGGCACCCGTGAATACCCGGCGCGCGCCTTGGCGATCGCCGGCGCCGAGCCGGCGGGCAAGAATGCTGGCCATGCCGTTGGAGACCAGTGACTGCAAGGCTATCAGCAACATCAGCCCCGGAAAAATCAGGCTGACGGCAGAAAGCGCGTCAGGGCCGACATAGGCGCCGAGAAAATAGGCGTCGACGACCGTGAAGAGGCCGTTGACGGTGGTGATCGCGACGATCGGCGCCGCCGTTTTGATGAAGACGGCTGGCAGCCAGCCGGTGAGAAAAGCGTTGCCTTGGGAAAGAGCGGTCATGGAGAAATCCGTGCGATAGGAGGCAAGGCCCGAGCCGGCTAAATCATCCGGATCTGGACGGCCTCAAAAGAAAAAAAGCAATCTAGAGATCGAGCACCAGATGCGGCACGCCGTTCGAGGTCTTCCGCGGCGAGACGCCGTCGACATCGATCTGCGCGTTCACGCGCCGGCGAAAGGCCGAAAAGCTCTCGAAGGTGACGACATCCACCGGCTCGTCGAAATGGATGGTGATCCTGTGGAGATCGCCGCCCGGCAAAGCCGAAAGCGCCAGGATCTCGCCGGTGAACGGCTGATTGAGATAGCGGCTGCGAATATGGGCGCCGACGAAGAGCTGTGTCTTCGGGCCGGCATTGGGCTTTGCCGCAAGGGCTGCGAGCGTGTTCCAATCGCGCACGCCGTGCTGGCGGGCAATCATTTCGAGGGCGGCACTGTGCGTCAGTGTGGTGCCGCGATCGTTCATCGCCTGGCGCAAGCGCTTGGCCTGGGCCTTCAATTCTTCAATGGCAGGATAGGTCGCCGTCATCGAGTGAGCCTTCGTAAGGC contains these protein-coding regions:
- a CDS encoding glyoxalase superfamily protein, with protein sequence MTATYPAIEELKAQAKRLRQAMNDRGTTLTHSAALEMIARQHGVRDWNTLAALAAKPNAGPKTQLFVGAHIRSRYLNQPFTGEILALSALPGGDLHRITIHFDEPVDVVTFESFSAFRRRVNAQIDVDGVSPRKTSNGVPHLVLDL
- a CDS encoding MATE family efflux transporter produces the protein MTALSQGNAFLTGWLPAVFIKTAAPIVAITTVNGLFTVVDAYFLGAYVGPDALSAVSLIFPGLMLLIALQSLVSNGMASILARRLGAGDRQGARRVFTGAHTLALAVTLVLNVVYWTFGRQIIDAGAAGNAAVAEGAKLFMGAMIAFAPVSFFLSLHLDGLRCEGKIGFMTLVTLSASLLNIFANWLFMAVMHWGVLGSVVGSIASQFVCLAAVLAYRQRQPAALRPSLETALTEWRGIVAFGAPMSLGFIGISLASAAILINVSLWSAHDHVATIAAYGIITRIMTFTYLPLLGLSIALQTIAGNNHGAGLRRRVGQSLQIAMLAALVYCTLVEVTVELLAGRLGAVFVADPAIIAEVRRILPWTIGAYFLFGQMLILSCYFQSIGDAARAAIFGLSRPYLLTLPLTFLLPFIFGEQGIWMVPVFAEAGMFILAFLVLSQNAKRRGWRYGLLPA